In the genome of Vanacampus margaritifer isolate UIUO_Vmar chromosome 1, RoL_Vmar_1.0, whole genome shotgun sequence, one region contains:
- the LOC144054929 gene encoding mitochondrial carrier homolog 1-like isoform X2: MLSQGSVSTQTGDVEQDATPAGADVNAALLLLGAGMTVATHPLLYVKLLIQVGHEPLPPTVGTTMFGRRVLYLPGFFSYARHIVKVDGKRGLFRGLSPRIASIAIASVIRTKAKKTELASKKDDKKTPLRKVMKETSHEMFIQCLSTIATHPFHVMSVRCMAQFVGRELKYSGFLRSISMIFKEEGVAGFFVGLMPHVLGDVLFLWCFNLLAHFINTYAVDDSLNQASAVRTYTKFVMGFAVSILTYPFMLVSDVMAVNNCGLTAGLPPHSPIFTSWLHCWNYFSQRGLLFRGSSFFSRRVPVTAIQD; the protein is encoded by the exons ATGCTTTCTCAAGGGAGCGTTTCTACGCAGACAGGCGATGTGGAGCAGGACGCGACCCCGGCGGGCGCGGATGTGAATGCCGCGCTTCTGCTGCTGGGAGCCGGGATGACGGTCGCCACACATCCGCTGCTTTACGTCAAGCTGCTCATACAG GTGGGACATGAACCGCTCCCACCAACCGTAGGCACAACTATGTTCGGAAGGAGAGTGTTATACCTGCCTGGCTTCTTCTCCTATG CACGGCACATTGTTAAGGTTGACGGCAAGAGGGGACTCTTTCGCGGTCTCTCGCCACGTATTGCGTCGATTGCCATCGCCAGTGTAATCAGGACCAAAGCTAAAAAG ACGGAGCTTGCATCCAAGAAGGATGACAAGAAAACCCCTCTCAGAAAAGTCATGAAAGAG ACCTCTCACGAGATGTTCATCCAGTGCCTGTCCACAATAGCCACACATCCTTTTCACG TTATGTCAGTGCGTTGTATGGCCCAGTTTGTTGGCAGAGAGCTCAAGTACAG TGGATTTCTCAGAAGTATCAGCAtgatttttaaagaagaagGAGTGGCCGGATTCTTCGT CGGTTTGATGCCTCATGTGCTGGGCGACGTCCTCTTCTTGTGGTGCTTCAACCTGCTGGCCCACTTTATTAACACCTACGCCGTAGACGACAGT TTAAACCAGGCCTCAGCTGTGCGAACGTACACAAAGTTTGTGATGGGT TTTGCAGTGAGCATCCTAACATATCCGTTTATGCTGGTGTCTGACGTTATGGCCGTCAACAACTGTGG TTTGACTGCAGGTCTTCCTCCACACTCGCCCATCTTCACATCCTGGCTGCACTGCTGGAATTACTTCAGCCAAAGG GGTCTCCTGTTCAGAGGATCCAGCTTCTTCTCTCGACGCGTGCCTGTGACCGCCATCCAGGACTGA
- the LOC144054929 gene encoding mitochondrial carrier homolog 1-like isoform X1: MLSQGSVSTQTGDVEQDATPAGADVNAALLLLGAGMTVATHPLLYVKLLIQVGHEPLPPTVGTTMFGRRVLYLPGFFSYARHIVKVDGKRGLFRGLSPRIASIAIASVIRTKAKKQTELASKKDDKKTPLRKVMKETSHEMFIQCLSTIATHPFHVMSVRCMAQFVGRELKYSGFLRSISMIFKEEGVAGFFVGLMPHVLGDVLFLWCFNLLAHFINTYAVDDSLNQASAVRTYTKFVMGFAVSILTYPFMLVSDVMAVNNCGLTAGLPPHSPIFTSWLHCWNYFSQRGLLFRGSSFFSRRVPVTAIQD; the protein is encoded by the exons ATGCTTTCTCAAGGGAGCGTTTCTACGCAGACAGGCGATGTGGAGCAGGACGCGACCCCGGCGGGCGCGGATGTGAATGCCGCGCTTCTGCTGCTGGGAGCCGGGATGACGGTCGCCACACATCCGCTGCTTTACGTCAAGCTGCTCATACAG GTGGGACATGAACCGCTCCCACCAACCGTAGGCACAACTATGTTCGGAAGGAGAGTGTTATACCTGCCTGGCTTCTTCTCCTATG CACGGCACATTGTTAAGGTTGACGGCAAGAGGGGACTCTTTCGCGGTCTCTCGCCACGTATTGCGTCGATTGCCATCGCCAGTGTAATCAGGACCAAAGCTAAAAAG CAGACGGAGCTTGCATCCAAGAAGGATGACAAGAAAACCCCTCTCAGAAAAGTCATGAAAGAG ACCTCTCACGAGATGTTCATCCAGTGCCTGTCCACAATAGCCACACATCCTTTTCACG TTATGTCAGTGCGTTGTATGGCCCAGTTTGTTGGCAGAGAGCTCAAGTACAG TGGATTTCTCAGAAGTATCAGCAtgatttttaaagaagaagGAGTGGCCGGATTCTTCGT CGGTTTGATGCCTCATGTGCTGGGCGACGTCCTCTTCTTGTGGTGCTTCAACCTGCTGGCCCACTTTATTAACACCTACGCCGTAGACGACAGT TTAAACCAGGCCTCAGCTGTGCGAACGTACACAAAGTTTGTGATGGGT TTTGCAGTGAGCATCCTAACATATCCGTTTATGCTGGTGTCTGACGTTATGGCCGTCAACAACTGTGG TTTGACTGCAGGTCTTCCTCCACACTCGCCCATCTTCACATCCTGGCTGCACTGCTGGAATTACTTCAGCCAAAGG GGTCTCCTGTTCAGAGGATCCAGCTTCTTCTCTCGACGCGTGCCTGTGACCGCCATCCAGGACTGA